The segment TTGTTCGGTGTAACGGAAGTCAGTGATGAATACAGCTTTATCTTCTGCAACTACTGCCACTCCTGCTGAACCGGTGAAACCGGTGATGTATTGGCGGTTCTTTCCGCTTGTAATCAGTAATGCATCAATGCCTGAAGCTTGAAAGCTCTCTCTAAGTTTTGTTAATTTTGTCATCTTGCCTATTCCCCCTTGTTCTGATTCAATAAAGCTAGTAGTGCCAGTTCATAACCATAAAAGCCAAGCCCCACTATCTGGCCTGCTGTTACAGGTGCGGTGACGGATGTATGTCTGAATTCTTCCCGCTTATGTATGTTGGAAATGTGCACTTCCATTACCGGTACAGATATGCTTGCGATGGCATCACGTATCGCATAACTGTAATGGGTAAAGGCGCCTGGGTTTATTACAATCCCGTCATAACGGTCTTCCGCATCGTGAAGCTTATCAATAAGCTCCCCTTCGTGATTGCTTTGAAAGCAAGTAAGTTCACACGAATGTTTGTCTGCAAATTCCTGAAGTTGCGCTTCGAGGTCCTGCAATGTTTGACTGCCATATACTGCGGGTTCCCTTAGTCCCAGTCGGTTTAGGTTGGGGCCGTTTAGAACAAGTAAGCGCATGCTTCAATCTCCTTTTCAAAACAAATAACTTAAATCAACACCCTTATTCCATAAGAAAAAGAATGTCCAATTACTGAACATTCTATCACATTCTGCTATCCCCTACTACTCATTAGATGAGGATTGT is part of the Sutcliffiella sp. FSL R7-0096 genome and harbors:
- the aroQ gene encoding type II 3-dehydroquinate dehydratase, translated to MRLLVLNGPNLNRLGLREPAVYGSQTLQDLEAQLQEFADKHSCELTCFQSNHEGELIDKLHDAEDRYDGIVINPGAFTHYSYAIRDAIASISVPVMEVHISNIHKREEFRHTSVTAPVTAGQIVGLGFYGYELALLALLNQNKGE